A single genomic interval of Psychroserpens sp. NJDZ02 harbors:
- a CDS encoding 3-deoxy-D-manno-octulosonic acid transferase translates to MKLLYNIAIQLAALALKFLSLFNNKLKLGVIGRAKTFDLLQQSINKGDQTLWFHCASLGEYEQGLPIFTELRKDYPKHKIVLTFFSPSGYEIRKSAPFADVVVYLPLDSKQHAKRFINIINPELTVFVKYEIWPNYLNQIKAKGLKAILISAVFRKEQSFFKWYGTQTKNALFAFDHIFTQNEPSKTLLESIGYTNVTVSGDTRFDRVSNQLEIDNNLPFLDEFKDNKLCIVIGSSWPEDETILVNFINAYEGLPVKFIIAPHNIKSKQIENIQSGLHKSTVLFTKKEGQNLQDYDVFILDTIGVLSKAYSYANIAYVGGAMGTTGLHNILEPAVFGVPIIIGKNYSKFPEAYDMIANGGVLSVANKAQLSSNLNLLITDKEYRRTTGLKNLNFINDNKGAVIKVTDFLKQ, encoded by the coding sequence GTGAAATTACTTTATAACATAGCCATACAACTAGCCGCATTAGCTTTAAAATTTTTAAGTTTATTTAATAACAAGCTTAAATTAGGAGTAATTGGGCGCGCTAAAACTTTTGACCTATTACAACAATCGATAAATAAGGGCGATCAGACTTTATGGTTTCATTGTGCGTCTTTAGGAGAGTACGAGCAAGGTTTACCCATATTTACCGAACTTAGAAAAGACTACCCTAAACATAAAATTGTACTGACTTTTTTCTCGCCTTCCGGCTATGAAATTAGAAAAAGCGCCCCTTTTGCAGATGTTGTAGTATACTTACCTTTGGATAGTAAGCAACATGCAAAACGCTTTATAAATATAATTAATCCTGAATTAACCGTTTTTGTAAAATATGAAATTTGGCCAAATTATTTGAATCAAATTAAAGCCAAAGGATTAAAAGCAATATTAATATCCGCCGTATTTAGAAAAGAACAATCGTTTTTTAAATGGTACGGGACTCAAACTAAAAATGCCTTATTTGCTTTTGACCACATTTTTACACAAAACGAACCCTCCAAAACACTATTAGAATCAATTGGCTATACTAACGTAACCGTTTCTGGAGATACTAGATTTGACCGCGTCTCTAATCAATTAGAAATTGATAATAATTTACCTTTTTTAGATGAATTTAAGGATAACAAATTATGTATCGTCATCGGTAGTTCATGGCCTGAGGACGAGACTATTTTAGTTAATTTTATTAATGCTTATGAAGGATTACCTGTTAAATTTATAATTGCACCACACAACATCAAGTCTAAACAGATTGAAAACATACAATCTGGATTACATAAATCCACTGTGTTATTCACAAAAAAAGAAGGACAGAATTTACAAGATTACGATGTCTTTATTTTAGACACTATTGGCGTACTAAGCAAAGCTTATAGTTATGCAAACATCGCTTATGTTGGCGGCGCCATGGGAACTACAGGTTTACATAACATTCTAGAACCTGCTGTTTTTGGAGTTCCGATTATTATAGGAAAAAACTACAGTAAATTTCCAGAGGCTTATGACATGATTGCTAATGGCGGGGTATTATCAGTTGCTAATAAAGCCCAGTTATCTTCTAATTTAAACCTTCTTATTACCGATAAAGAGTATAGGAGAACAACAGGATTAAAAAACCTTAACTTTATAAATGATAACAAAGGCGCGGTAATTAAAGTGACTGATTTTTTAAAGCAATAA
- a CDS encoding bifunctional 4-hydroxy-2-oxoglutarate aldolase/2-dehydro-3-deoxy-phosphogluconate aldolase — protein sequence MANFTRIEVAEVMKQTGLVPLFYNDDIEISKAVVKAVYDGGARLLEFTARGDFAHEVFDALSKYVTKELPGMILGVGSVTDAASASRFMALGANFIVTPVLREDIAIVCNRRKVMWSPGCGTLTEICRAEELGCEIVKLFPGGTYGADFVKAIKGPQPWTSIMPTGGVSPTRENLESWFNAGVTCVGIGSKLIAKESNGTYDLGKIESTTKSTLKIIDSLK from the coding sequence ATGGCAAATTTCACAAGAATAGAAGTAGCAGAAGTTATGAAACAAACAGGGTTAGTCCCTTTGTTTTATAATGACGATATAGAAATTAGTAAAGCAGTTGTAAAAGCAGTTTATGATGGTGGCGCAAGATTATTAGAGTTTACAGCGCGTGGCGATTTTGCTCACGAAGTTTTTGACGCATTAAGTAAGTATGTTACAAAAGAGTTACCAGGAATGATACTTGGGGTTGGCTCTGTAACGGATGCAGCTTCTGCATCAAGATTTATGGCTTTAGGAGCTAATTTTATCGTTACGCCCGTGTTAAGAGAGGATATTGCTATCGTTTGTAATAGACGTAAAGTAATGTGGTCTCCTGGCTGCGGTACATTGACAGAAATTTGTCGTGCTGAAGAGTTAGGGTGTGAGATTGTAAAATTATTTCCAGGTGGAACATACGGTGCCGATTTTGTTAAAGCAATAAAAGGACCGCAACCTTGGACTAGTATTATGCCTACAGGTGGTGTTTCTCCAACGAGAGAAAATCTTGAGTCTTGGTTTAATGCAGGGGTTACCTGTGTTGGTATAGGATCTAAGCTGATTGCAAAAGAAAGTAATGGTACGTACGATTTAGGTAAAATTGAATCCACAACAAAAAGTACTTTAAAAATTATAGATTCGTTAAAATAA
- a CDS encoding sugar kinase, translated as MSKIVTFGEIMLRLSTERHLRFSQANKFAASYGGGEFNVAVSLANYGIPAEFVTRLPDNEIGACALKEMRKFNVESKNVIYGGDRLGIYYLETGAGTRGSNVVYDRAHSSMSTIEKGSIDWENVLKGATWFHWSGITPAISQSAADECLEAIKMAHKLGITISSDLNYRSKLWQYGKEPSQIMPELLKYSNIILGDIDTAFFMLGKDKVNPNYQNEKSLPFLYDQIFKLCPNLHTIATTLRYSVSASHQRIGGILYDGKTVYNADVKEVTPVVDRVGSGDAFMGGLIYGLDNNENDKQRALNIAVAACCLKHTISGDCNLITLDDIEKLLSGDSSGKVSR; from the coding sequence ATGAGTAAAATTGTCACTTTTGGAGAAATTATGTTAAGACTCTCTACAGAGCGTCATTTAAGATTTTCTCAAGCAAATAAATTTGCAGCTTCTTATGGAGGTGGAGAATTTAATGTTGCAGTATCATTAGCAAATTATGGTATACCAGCTGAATTTGTTACCAGGCTACCTGATAACGAAATTGGTGCTTGTGCACTTAAAGAGATGCGTAAATTTAATGTAGAGTCTAAAAACGTAATCTATGGTGGAGACCGATTAGGTATCTACTATCTTGAAACAGGAGCAGGGACCCGTGGTAGTAATGTGGTTTATGATAGAGCACATAGTTCTATGTCTACTATTGAAAAAGGATCAATAGATTGGGAAAACGTTTTAAAGGGAGCAACATGGTTTCATTGGAGCGGTATTACGCCTGCAATTTCTCAATCGGCTGCAGACGAATGTTTAGAAGCTATTAAAATGGCCCATAAATTAGGGATTACTATTTCTTCAGATTTAAATTATAGATCTAAATTATGGCAGTACGGTAAAGAACCAAGTCAAATTATGCCCGAGCTTTTAAAGTATAGTAATATCATTTTAGGAGACATCGATACCGCATTTTTTATGTTAGGAAAAGACAAGGTAAATCCTAATTATCAAAATGAAAAATCATTACCGTTTTTATATGATCAAATCTTTAAGTTGTGTCCTAATTTACATACTATAGCTACGACATTAAGATATTCTGTTAGTGCTTCTCATCAACGTATCGGAGGTATCTTGTATGATGGAAAAACCGTTTATAATGCGGATGTAAAAGAAGTAACACCAGTGGTTGATAGAGTAGGAAGTGGAGATGCATTTATGGGTGGGTTAATATATGGATTAGATAATAACGAAAATGATAAGCAAAGAGCTTTAAACATTGCAGTAGCAGCTTGTTGCTTAAAGCACACCATTTCTGGTGATTGTAATTTAATAACACTTGATGATATCGAAAAGTTATTAAGCGGAGATTCTTCAGGTAAAGTTTCAAGATAA
- a CDS encoding DMT family transporter: MNYNKSIIFMIVSALAFALMNLLVKYLNGFGVYQIVFFRAIGTLAFTTPLILKNKIPYFGNKKQLMIIRAIVGVISLTCFFQSLNYIAVGTAVSLRYTAPIFAAILAVFLLKEKIKLLQWFLFALAFSGVLIIKGFGEDIHTLGVVLIFISAFSNGLVFVLIRKIGKEESPLVIINYFMLTALIFGGVMSIGDWKTPSQLEWLILLSLGVFGYVGQLYMTKAFQTGKTSIVAPFKYIEVIFTIIVSTFWFLETYSAMVLLGIAVIILALISNTLYAAKK, encoded by the coding sequence ATGAATTATAATAAGTCTATCATATTTATGATTGTAAGTGCATTAGCTTTTGCACTTATGAATTTGTTGGTTAAATATTTAAATGGATTTGGTGTGTATCAAATTGTGTTTTTTAGAGCAATAGGTACTTTAGCCTTCACCACGCCATTAATCTTAAAAAATAAAATTCCTTACTTTGGAAATAAGAAACAATTAATGATAATAAGGGCCATTGTAGGTGTGATCTCTTTGACCTGCTTCTTCCAGTCTCTAAATTATATTGCAGTTGGTACTGCCGTGTCTTTACGCTATACAGCGCCAATCTTTGCAGCTATTTTAGCCGTGTTTTTATTGAAAGAAAAAATTAAGCTTTTACAATGGTTTTTATTTGCATTGGCCTTTTCAGGTGTTTTAATTATTAAAGGATTTGGTGAGGATATACATACTTTAGGGGTCGTTCTAATCTTTATTTCTGCATTTTCCAATGGATTAGTTTTTGTTTTAATTAGAAAAATTGGAAAGGAAGAAAGTCCATTGGTTATTATCAATTACTTTATGCTAACGGCTTTGATCTTTGGAGGTGTCATGAGTATTGGTGACTGGAAAACTCCTAGCCAATTAGAATGGCTAATATTGCTTAGTTTAGGTGTTTTTGGGTACGTTGGGCAATTATATATGACCAAAGCATTTCAAACAGGAAAAACAAGTATTGTTGCACCGTTTAAATACATCGAAGTAATCTTTACAATAATAGTAAGTACATTTTGGTTTTTAGAAACCTATAGTGCCATGGTTTTATTAGGAATAGCAGTAATTATACTCGCTTTAATCAGTAACACATTGTATGCCGCTAAAAAGTAG